A window from Acidimicrobiia bacterium encodes these proteins:
- a CDS encoding methyltransferase domain-containing protein — MTGWSGDLADWWIGESASDPVYRTQVLPLALALLDPRPGERYLDLGCGEGPLLRELAGVGATAIGMDASVALARRAADHSPTVVGLMPELGFIRDRAVDGVAIVLVLEHVEDAGRLLAEAHRVTRPGGALVLVVNHPLLTAPGSGPFLDPDDGEVLWRWGSYLSGTHTDEPAGDGTVRFHHRSLSELMSAAASAGWALQRMTEVGYDPHGADPLFAVQSEVPRLLGARWVRPG; from the coding sequence ATGACGGGGTGGTCGGGGGACCTCGCCGACTGGTGGATCGGCGAGTCGGCCTCCGACCCTGTCTACCGCACACAGGTGCTGCCGCTGGCGCTGGCGCTGCTCGACCCGCGGCCCGGAGAGCGGTACCTGGACCTTGGTTGCGGCGAAGGCCCGCTGCTCCGTGAGCTGGCTGGCGTCGGTGCTACGGCCATCGGAATGGATGCCTCGGTGGCCCTGGCGCGCCGGGCTGCCGACCACTCGCCGACGGTGGTGGGACTCATGCCGGAGCTGGGATTCATCCGAGACCGCGCCGTGGACGGAGTGGCCATCGTCCTCGTCCTCGAGCACGTCGAGGACGCAGGTCGCCTGTTGGCCGAAGCACACCGGGTGACCCGACCCGGGGGAGCGCTCGTCCTCGTGGTGAACCACCCCCTGCTCACCGCGCCCGGGTCGGGACCCTTCCTGGATCCGGACGACGGCGAGGTGCTCTGGCGCTGGGGCTCCTATCTCAGCGGAACCCACACCGACGAACCGGCGGGCGATGGCACCGTCCGATTCCACCATCGGTCGTTGTCGGAGTTGATGAGCGCGGCCGCCAGCGCTGGCTGGGCGCTGCAGAGGATGACGGAGGTGGGCTACGACCCGCACGGTGCGGACCCTCTCTTCGCCGTGCAGTCAGAGGTGCCACGCCTGCTCGGCGCCAGGTGGGTGCGGCCCGGCTGA
- the uvrB gene encoding excinuclease ABC subunit UvrB, translating to MRPFRVQSDYRPAGDQPRAVAELAAGIEAGERFQTLLGITGSGKSATIAWLIEAVQRPALILAPNKALGAQLANEFRQFFPENRVEYFVSYYDYYQPEAYLPQSDTYIEKDSSVNDEIDRLRHSATAALLTRRDVVIVASVSAIYGLGSPEQYEGHLLRLVRGVEYPMADAVRRLVGMQYERNEINLARGRFRVRGDTLEIHPANEEVITRVEFFGDEVERIMMMNPVTGEVVEEASEAWVYPATHYSTTRDALDRSMVAIEEELADRLRWFERHDKLLEAQRLRMRTHYDLEMLRELGYCNGIENYSRHLDGRAPGQAPYTLLDYFPDDFLMILDESHVSIPQLHGQYAGDRSRKEVLVEHGFRLPSAMDNRPLEFNEWLERVGQVVFLSATPGPWELQHSTRIVEQIIRPTGLVDPEVIVRPTKGQIDDLMGEINACVAQDQRVLVTTLTKKMAEDLSEYFLEIGVNARYLHSDIDTLERVQILRDLRLGEFDVLIGINLLREGLDLPEVGMVAILDADKEGFLRSETSLIQTIGRAARNVDGQVIMYADSVTGSMRRALDETNRRRAVQQAYNEEHGIDPQTIRKKVSDILELVQSRDAPSVDRRRREVETRAALDLPVDDLDRLIRSLEEEMKEAASELRFEYAARLRDEVNDLKRELKEMAEAAR from the coding sequence GTGCGCCCCTTTCGCGTTCAGTCCGACTATCGACCGGCGGGTGACCAGCCGCGCGCCGTCGCCGAGCTCGCCGCAGGCATCGAGGCCGGGGAGCGGTTTCAGACGCTGCTCGGGATCACCGGCTCCGGGAAATCGGCGACGATCGCCTGGCTGATCGAGGCGGTGCAGCGGCCCGCCCTCATCCTGGCGCCCAACAAGGCACTCGGCGCTCAGCTGGCGAACGAGTTCCGGCAGTTCTTCCCCGAGAACCGCGTCGAGTACTTCGTGTCGTATTACGACTACTACCAACCCGAGGCGTACCTACCGCAGAGCGACACCTACATAGAGAAGGACTCATCGGTCAACGACGAGATCGACCGACTGCGACACTCGGCGACTGCCGCCCTGCTCACCCGACGAGACGTGGTCATCGTCGCCTCGGTGTCGGCGATCTATGGGCTGGGGTCGCCAGAACAGTACGAGGGTCACCTGCTCCGGCTGGTGAGGGGGGTGGAATACCCGATGGCGGACGCCGTGCGGCGGCTGGTCGGCATGCAGTACGAGCGCAACGAGATCAACCTCGCCCGCGGTCGCTTCCGGGTTCGCGGCGACACGCTGGAGATCCACCCCGCCAACGAGGAGGTCATCACCCGCGTCGAGTTCTTCGGGGACGAGGTCGAACGCATCATGATGATGAACCCGGTCACCGGGGAGGTGGTCGAGGAGGCCAGCGAGGCCTGGGTGTATCCGGCCACCCATTACTCGACCACCCGGGACGCCTTGGACCGATCGATGGTCGCCATAGAGGAGGAGCTGGCAGACCGGTTGCGGTGGTTCGAACGACACGACAAGCTGCTCGAAGCGCAGCGGTTGCGCATGCGGACCCATTACGACCTGGAGATGCTGCGCGAGCTCGGCTACTGCAACGGCATCGAGAACTATTCGCGCCATCTGGACGGCAGGGCTCCCGGCCAGGCGCCGTACACCCTGCTCGACTACTTCCCCGACGACTTCCTCATGATTCTCGATGAGAGCCACGTCAGCATCCCTCAGCTACACGGCCAGTACGCCGGTGACCGCAGCCGCAAAGAGGTGCTCGTCGAGCACGGCTTCCGGCTCCCCTCCGCCATGGACAACCGACCGCTCGAGTTCAACGAGTGGCTGGAGCGGGTCGGTCAGGTCGTGTTCCTGTCGGCGACGCCCGGACCATGGGAACTCCAGCACTCGACGCGCATCGTCGAGCAGATCATCCGACCCACCGGGCTCGTTGACCCGGAAGTGATCGTGCGCCCCACCAAGGGACAGATCGACGACCTCATGGGGGAGATCAACGCTTGCGTCGCCCAGGATCAGAGGGTCCTGGTGACGACGCTGACCAAGAAGATGGCCGAAGACCTGTCCGAGTACTTCTTGGAGATCGGAGTCAATGCCCGCTATCTGCACTCCGACATCGACACGCTCGAACGGGTGCAGATCCTGCGCGACCTGCGTCTGGGGGAGTTCGACGTCCTCATCGGTATCAACCTGTTGCGCGAGGGCCTCGACCTGCCGGAGGTGGGGATGGTGGCCATCCTCGACGCCGACAAGGAGGGCTTCCTGAGGTCGGAGACCTCGCTCATCCAGACGATCGGGCGAGCGGCGCGCAACGTGGACGGTCAGGTCATCATGTACGCCGACTCGGTGACCGGCTCGATGCGCCGCGCCCTGGACGAGACCAACCGCCGGCGCGCCGTCCAGCAGGCGTACAACGAGGAGCACGGCATCGACCCGCAGACGATCCGCAAGAAGGTGTCGGACATCCTCGAGCTGGTGCAGAGTCGCGACGCCCCGTCGGTGGACCGCCGCCGCCGGGAGGTCGAGACCCGCGCCGCGCTCGACCTCCCGGTCGATGACCTCGACCGTCTCATCCGGAGTCTCGAGGAGGAGATGAAGGAGGCGGCCTCGGAGCTTCGGTTCGAGTACGCCGCTCGGCTGCGCGACGAGGTAAACGATCTGAAGCGGGAGTTGAAGGAGATGGCGGAGGCGGCACGATAG
- the uvrA gene encoding excinuclease ABC subunit UvrA: protein MSSDSIVIRGAREHNLKDVSLDLPREKLIVFTGLSGSGKSSLAFDTIYAEGQRRYVESLSAYARQFLGQMEKPNVEFIEGLSPAISIDQKTSSRNPRSTVGTVTEIHDYLRLLFARIGVPHCPKCGRRVARQTPQQIVDQILLLDEDTRFQVLAPIVRGRKGEFEQMLKELGKEGFSRVRIDGEVRDLTEDIKLDRYYQHSIEVVVDRLVRRDGITRRLTDSLETALRLAGGMAVVDIVDGPTITFSQHLACDDCGLSFEELQPRNFSFNSPYGACPTCNGLGTRFQVDWRLAVPDDERSLAGGAIVPWAGRHRSSYYQRVLEGVAREVGFSMDTPFKRLTKKALTAVLEGFGDEQVTVSYTNRFGRERKYQTGYEGLIPWLRRRHESAETDSARESYEQFMRLVPCDDCGGGRLNPVSLAVTVGDRSIHDLSILPLRDARTVIEGLELDDRDQAIAEAVVKEVLARLQFLLDVGLEYLTLARGAATLAGGEAQRIRLATQIGSGLVGVLYILDEPSIGLHQRDNHRLIETLIRLRDLGNTVIVVEHDEQTMRTADHIVDIGPGAGEHGGRIVAEGSVDDIVAEPSSITGDYLAGRRQITTPERRRQPDGRVLRIVGAAENNLADIDVDIPLGVFVAVTGVSGSGKSSLVSEVLAKALRASLYGSRDLPGIHRRVEGLEHIDKAIDIDQSPIGRTPRSNPATYTKVFDRIRALFASVPEAKARGYQPGRFSFNVAGGRCAACSGDGTIRIEMHFLPDVYIACDACKGRRYNRETLEVLWKGHSIADVLDMSIEEALTFFEHQPPIARVMQTLYDVGLGYVRLGQSAPTLSGGEAQRVKLASELGKRSTGRTFYILDEPTTGLHFEDVRKLLGVLQRLVDSGNTVLVIEHNLDVIKSADWIIDLGPEGGGEGGRLVAEGSPETVARVSGSYTGKFLSEVLAG from the coding sequence GTGTCGTCGGACTCGATCGTCATCCGGGGCGCGCGCGAGCACAACCTCAAGGACGTCTCGCTCGACCTACCCCGGGAAAAGTTGATCGTCTTCACCGGGCTATCCGGTTCGGGGAAGTCGTCCCTCGCTTTCGACACCATTTACGCCGAAGGGCAGCGTCGCTACGTCGAGAGCCTCTCGGCCTATGCCCGCCAGTTCCTCGGCCAGATGGAGAAGCCCAACGTCGAGTTCATCGAGGGATTGTCGCCGGCGATCTCGATCGACCAGAAGACATCGAGCCGTAATCCGCGGTCGACGGTGGGAACCGTCACCGAGATCCACGACTACCTCCGCCTCCTCTTCGCCCGCATCGGCGTGCCTCACTGCCCGAAGTGCGGGCGTCGCGTCGCCAGGCAGACCCCGCAGCAGATCGTCGACCAGATCCTGCTCCTCGACGAGGACACCCGGTTCCAGGTGCTCGCCCCGATCGTCCGCGGCCGCAAGGGGGAGTTCGAGCAGATGCTCAAGGAGCTCGGCAAGGAGGGTTTCAGCCGGGTCCGGATCGATGGTGAGGTGCGTGATCTGACCGAAGACATCAAGCTCGACCGGTACTACCAGCACAGCATCGAAGTGGTGGTCGACCGGCTGGTGCGCCGCGACGGCATCACCCGCAGGCTGACCGACTCGCTTGAAACGGCCCTCCGACTCGCCGGGGGCATGGCGGTGGTCGACATCGTCGACGGCCCGACCATCACGTTCAGTCAGCACCTCGCCTGCGACGACTGCGGGCTGTCGTTCGAGGAGCTCCAGCCCCGGAACTTCTCGTTCAACAGCCCCTACGGGGCCTGCCCGACCTGCAACGGCCTCGGCACCCGCTTCCAGGTCGACTGGAGGCTGGCCGTGCCCGACGACGAGCGGTCGCTGGCGGGCGGCGCCATCGTCCCGTGGGCGGGGCGCCACCGATCGTCGTACTACCAGCGGGTTCTCGAAGGGGTCGCCCGCGAGGTGGGCTTCTCGATGGACACGCCCTTCAAGAGGCTGACCAAGAAGGCGCTGACCGCAGTACTCGAAGGGTTCGGCGACGAGCAGGTCACCGTGTCCTACACCAATCGCTTCGGCCGGGAGCGCAAATACCAGACCGGCTACGAGGGCCTGATCCCATGGCTGCGCCGTCGCCACGAGAGCGCCGAGACCGACAGCGCCCGCGAGAGCTACGAGCAGTTCATGCGGCTCGTGCCCTGCGACGACTGCGGCGGGGGCCGCCTCAATCCGGTTTCGCTCGCCGTCACCGTGGGAGATCGGTCGATCCACGATCTCTCGATCCTGCCGCTGCGAGACGCTCGTACGGTCATCGAGGGGCTCGAGCTGGACGATCGGGACCAGGCCATCGCCGAGGCGGTCGTGAAGGAGGTGCTGGCGCGGCTCCAGTTCCTCCTCGACGTGGGGTTGGAATACCTGACGCTGGCGCGCGGTGCGGCGACCCTCGCCGGTGGCGAGGCCCAACGAATCCGCCTCGCCACCCAGATCGGTTCCGGTCTCGTCGGTGTTCTCTACATCCTCGACGAGCCCTCGATCGGGCTCCATCAGCGCGACAACCATCGCCTCATCGAGACGCTGATCAGGCTGCGCGACCTGGGCAACACGGTCATCGTGGTCGAGCACGACGAGCAGACCATGCGCACCGCCGACCACATCGTGGACATCGGCCCCGGCGCCGGTGAGCACGGCGGCCGGATCGTCGCCGAGGGTTCCGTCGACGACATCGTCGCCGAACCGTCCTCGATCACCGGCGACTATCTCGCCGGTCGCCGGCAGATCACCACGCCGGAGCGGCGCCGCCAGCCGGACGGGAGGGTGCTGCGCATCGTCGGGGCCGCCGAGAACAACCTCGCCGACATCGACGTCGACATCCCCCTCGGAGTGTTCGTCGCCGTGACCGGCGTGTCCGGGAGCGGCAAGTCGTCCCTGGTGAGCGAGGTCCTGGCCAAGGCGCTGCGCGCCAGTCTGTATGGATCCCGGGACCTGCCCGGGATCCATCGTCGGGTCGAGGGCCTGGAGCACATCGACAAGGCGATCGACATCGATCAGTCGCCGATCGGGCGTACCCCACGCTCCAACCCTGCCACCTACACGAAGGTGTTCGACCGGATCCGAGCCCTGTTCGCTTCCGTTCCCGAGGCCAAGGCTCGCGGCTACCAACCGGGGCGGTTCTCGTTCAACGTGGCCGGCGGTCGGTGCGCCGCGTGCAGCGGCGACGGAACGATTCGTATCGAGATGCACTTCCTCCCCGACGTGTACATCGCCTGCGACGCCTGCAAGGGACGGCGGTACAACCGGGAGACCCTCGAGGTCCTGTGGAAGGGGCACTCGATCGCCGACGTGCTCGACATGTCCATCGAGGAGGCGCTCACCTTCTTCGAGCATCAGCCGCCCATAGCGCGGGTGATGCAGACCCTGTACGACGTCGGGCTCGGCTACGTCCGCCTCGGCCAGTCGGCACCGACCCTGTCGGGCGGCGAGGCACAGCGGGTCAAGCTCGCCAGCGAGTTGGGCAAGCGTTCCACCGGCCGCACCTTCTACATCCTCGACGAGCCGACCACCGGCCTGCACTTCGAGGACGTGCGCAAACTGCTCGGGGTGCTCCAGCGGCTGGTAGACAGCGGGAACACGGTCCTGGTCATCGAGCACAACCTCGATGTGATCAAGTCGGCGGATTGGATCATCGACCTGGGACCCGAAGGCGGCGGTGAGGGCGGTCGACTGGTCGCCGAGGGCTCTCCGGAGACCGTCGCCCGCGTCTCCGGGTCGTACACGGGCAAGTTCCTGAGTGAGGTGTTGGCGGGATGA
- the uvrC gene encoding excinuclease ABC subunit UvrC → MVERPSPNEIPNAPGAYLFRDDHGAVVYAGKAKSLRKRVTSYFVGDHEVRTRAMLEAAASVEWISTATEVEAIMLEYTLIHQHAPRFNIRLRDDKSYPFLVLTDTDEWPRAAVVRGRHRKGNRYFGPYAHAYAIRQTLDLVLRTFPVRTCSDTKFRRHEARGRPCLLFDIERCSGPCVGAVDRADYDGYVEGLARFLDGDSDAMVATLQAEMQAASEALEFERAARVRDRIAAVERALATQEVVSSNREDFDLFAIAEDDLEAALVVLTIRHGRVVGRRASIIDKVEDLATADLIGRMIEDAYGDGQPPKQVLVAELPDDASIWEAWLAHRRGSAVSLRVPRRGAKRRLMETARRNAEEEFQRHRLKRASDHNARAAALRNLQERLDLPDPPLRIEAYDISTIQGTDTVGSMVVMEDGLPKRRDYRRFKVRSVSGQDDFAAMEEVLTRRLTAHLSERRQPVEERGSFAYPPSLLLVDGGAGQLGRAVSVLATLGLDIPVVGLAKRLEEVYVPGRPEPLRIPRGEPALHLLQQIRDEAHRFAIGYHRTLRSRRMVGSVLDDVPGIGPERRKALMRRFGSIKRMREATVDELASVVPARVATDLHSVLVGDRPSGTRETT, encoded by the coding sequence ATGGTCGAGCGGCCCTCTCCCAACGAGATCCCCAACGCCCCAGGGGCGTACCTCTTCCGCGACGACCACGGCGCGGTGGTGTACGCCGGAAAGGCGAAGTCGCTGCGCAAGCGCGTCACCAGCTACTTCGTCGGTGATCACGAGGTGCGGACCCGCGCCATGCTCGAAGCGGCGGCGTCGGTGGAGTGGATCTCCACCGCCACCGAGGTCGAAGCGATCATGCTCGAGTACACGCTGATCCACCAGCACGCGCCCCGGTTCAACATCCGGCTCCGCGACGACAAGTCGTATCCCTTCCTGGTCCTCACCGACACCGACGAGTGGCCCCGCGCCGCAGTGGTGCGCGGGCGTCACCGCAAGGGCAATCGTTACTTCGGGCCATACGCTCACGCCTACGCCATCCGACAGACGCTCGACCTGGTGCTGCGAACCTTTCCGGTGCGGACCTGCTCCGACACCAAGTTCCGTCGCCACGAGGCGCGGGGCCGCCCCTGTCTGCTCTTCGACATCGAGCGCTGCTCGGGCCCCTGCGTCGGTGCGGTCGACCGTGCCGACTATGACGGTTACGTGGAGGGCCTGGCCCGTTTCCTCGATGGGGACAGCGACGCCATGGTGGCCACCCTCCAGGCCGAGATGCAGGCGGCCTCGGAGGCGCTCGAGTTCGAGCGGGCGGCACGCGTTCGCGACCGCATCGCCGCGGTGGAACGGGCCCTCGCCACCCAGGAGGTCGTGTCGTCGAACCGCGAGGACTTCGACCTCTTCGCCATCGCCGAGGACGACCTGGAAGCGGCGCTGGTGGTGCTCACGATTCGCCATGGGCGAGTGGTGGGGCGCCGGGCATCCATCATCGACAAGGTCGAGGATCTGGCCACCGCCGATCTGATCGGTCGGATGATCGAGGATGCCTACGGGGACGGCCAGCCCCCGAAGCAGGTGCTGGTGGCGGAGCTCCCCGACGACGCAAGTATCTGGGAGGCGTGGCTGGCACATCGACGGGGGAGTGCCGTGTCGTTGCGCGTCCCGCGGCGGGGAGCGAAGCGTCGGCTGATGGAGACGGCCCGCCGCAATGCCGAGGAGGAGTTCCAGCGCCACCGGCTCAAGCGAGCCTCCGACCACAACGCTCGTGCTGCTGCACTGCGGAACCTGCAGGAGCGGCTCGACCTGCCAGACCCGCCGCTGCGCATCGAGGCGTACGACATCTCCACCATCCAGGGCACCGACACGGTGGGGTCGATGGTGGTGATGGAGGACGGACTGCCCAAGCGGCGGGACTACCGCCGCTTCAAGGTGCGCAGCGTCTCCGGCCAGGACGACTTTGCGGCGATGGAGGAGGTACTCACCCGGCGACTGACCGCTCACCTCTCCGAGCGCCGACAGCCGGTCGAGGAACGCGGTTCGTTCGCCTATCCGCCGTCGCTCCTGCTCGTGGACGGAGGAGCCGGGCAGCTGGGCCGAGCCGTCTCCGTACTCGCCACCCTCGGCCTCGACATTCCGGTGGTCGGCCTGGCCAAGCGACTCGAGGAGGTCTACGTGCCGGGCCGCCCCGAGCCGCTCCGGATTCCTCGCGGGGAGCCCGCGCTCCACCTTCTCCAGCAGATTCGCGACGAGGCCCACCGCTTCGCCATCGGCTACCACCGGACGCTGCGCAGCCGCCGTATGGTGGGGTCGGTCCTCGACGACGTTCCCGGAATCGGTCCCGAGAGGAGGAAGGCCCTCATGCGACGCTTCGGGTCGATCAAGCGCATGCGAGAGGCCACCGTGGACGAACTCGCCTCTGTGGTACCGGCACGGGTCGCCACCGACCTCCACTCCGTCCTCGTGGGGGACCGACCCTCCGGAACGCGGGAGACGACATGA
- the coaE gene encoding dephospho-CoA kinase (Dephospho-CoA kinase (CoaE) performs the final step in coenzyme A biosynthesis.): MADVFIITGGIGSGKSAAARVFRDLGAEVISADDEGHAVLASDGEAFAAVSERWPGVVNGGTIDRSALATIVFADPVELAALEALTHPAIRSRILSAIAASDAGFVAVETPIPAFLPADWPRVVVDAPYGLRVDRLLGRGMGPGDIKARMAAQPSRGEWLALADLVVDNSGDLTTLAHECHLVWNELLSGA, translated from the coding sequence ATGGCTGATGTGTTCATCATCACGGGTGGGATCGGGAGCGGGAAGAGCGCCGCGGCCCGGGTCTTTCGCGACTTGGGAGCCGAGGTGATCTCGGCCGACGATGAGGGGCACGCCGTTCTGGCTTCTGATGGGGAGGCGTTTGCTGCGGTCAGCGAGCGGTGGCCGGGCGTGGTGAACGGCGGGACGATCGATCGGTCGGCTCTCGCCACCATCGTCTTCGCCGACCCGGTCGAGCTCGCCGCCCTGGAAGCGCTGACCCACCCGGCGATTCGGTCGCGGATCCTCTCCGCCATCGCTGCGTCCGACGCCGGATTCGTTGCGGTCGAGACGCCCATCCCGGCGTTCCTCCCCGCCGACTGGCCCCGTGTGGTCGTCGATGCTCCCTACGGGCTCAGAGTGGACCGGCTGCTCGGGAGGGGGATGGGTCCCGGCGACATCAAGGCCCGCATGGCGGCACAACCATCGCGTGGCGAGTGGCTTGCCCTCGCCGACCTGGTCGTCGACAACTCGGGCGACCTGACCACCCTGGCACACGAGTGCCATCTCGTCTGGAACGAGCTTCTGTCTGGAGCCTGA
- the rapZ gene encoding RNase adapter RapZ, translated as MTAKLVVITGMSGAGRSLAAKALEDLGLFVVDNVPAEMVGSVVERAMRPDRGRDRVAAVVDARSGLDFAALSDELEAIRSGGIETQVLFLDADDAVLVRRFEETRRPHPVEGSTLEESIVRERDALTPMRAQADLVIDTSARTVHDLRAHVQTMLADLGGDSTLRIEVQSFGFKHGVPRVLDLLFDVRFLPNPHWEDDLRPLTGLDEPVVRHVLDTPDATAFLERVEDLLAFLLPRYGGEGKAYLTIGLGCTGGRHRSVALAEALARWLEGRDGVTVTVTHRDLDR; from the coding sequence ATGACGGCGAAGCTGGTCGTCATCACCGGCATGTCCGGTGCGGGCCGCTCTCTCGCCGCCAAGGCGCTCGAGGACCTGGGACTGTTCGTGGTCGACAATGTCCCCGCCGAGATGGTCGGGAGTGTCGTGGAACGCGCCATGCGACCGGACCGGGGCCGCGACCGGGTTGCGGCGGTGGTGGATGCCCGTAGCGGGCTCGACTTCGCTGCGTTGTCCGACGAGCTCGAGGCGATCCGGTCCGGGGGGATCGAGACCCAGGTGTTGTTCCTGGACGCCGACGACGCTGTGCTGGTTCGACGCTTCGAGGAGACCCGCCGCCCCCATCCGGTCGAGGGGAGCACGCTGGAGGAGTCGATCGTTCGCGAACGCGATGCCCTGACGCCGATGCGGGCACAGGCCGACCTGGTGATCGACACCTCGGCGCGCACGGTCCACGACCTGCGCGCCCACGTTCAGACGATGCTCGCCGATCTCGGCGGCGACAGCACGCTGCGCATCGAAGTCCAGTCCTTCGGCTTCAAGCACGGGGTTCCCCGGGTTCTCGACCTGCTGTTCGACGTTCGATTCCTCCCCAATCCGCACTGGGAGGACGATCTTCGGCCCCTCACCGGACTCGACGAGCCGGTGGTCCGTCACGTCCTCGACACTCCCGACGCCACCGCCTTCCTGGAGCGAGTCGAGGATCTCCTCGCCTTCCTCCTGCCCCGGTACGGCGGGGAGGGAAAGGCCTATCTCACGATCGGTTTGGGGTGCACCGGGGGCCGCCACCGGTCGGTGGCCCTGGCGGAGGCGTTGGCCCGGTGGTTGGAGGGCCGGGATGGCGTGACGGTGACGGTGACCCACCGGGATCTCGATCGATGA
- the tatA gene encoding twin-arginine translocase TatA/TatE family subunit: MFRQIGAGEILLILAVLILLFGAKKLPELARSLGKSARELRKGMEDDTDEEDDDEEDDDKPAATGIANDDTTDLT; encoded by the coding sequence ATGTTCAGACAGATCGGTGCTGGTGAGATCCTCTTGATCCTTGCCGTGCTCATCCTCTTGTTCGGTGCCAAGAAGCTCCCCGAGCTGGCGCGTTCGCTCGGCAAGTCGGCCCGTGAGCTCCGCAAGGGCATGGAAGACGACACCGACGAAGAAGACGACGACGAGGAAGACGACGACAAGCCCGCCGCCACCGGCATTGCCAACGACGACACCACCGATCTGACCTGA
- the rpsA gene encoding 30S ribosomal protein S1, whose product MAELGELGDDLSEEAFADAVERTVVEFSEGSLISGTVVRIDPDEVMVDIGFKSEGVIPVKELSIRNTVNPNDIVSVGDPIEAMVLQMEDSEGRLILSKKRAQYERAWGQIEQIMESKGTVTGTVIEVVKGGLIVDIGLRGFLPASLVELRRVRDLHPYIGQPLEAKVIELDKSRNNVVLSRRAYLEEEQAEQRQAFLDELKEGEIREGVVSSVVNFGAFVDLGGMDGLVHVSELSWQHVSHPSEMVSVGDKVTVKVLEVDLDRERISLSVRQTKDDPWATFGEAHHVGDVVDGTVTKTVPFGAFVSVADGVEGLVHVSEIAMHHVDSPELELSVDQAVQVKITEIDPERRRISLSIKQAMPEWESRSQWQDDADTGGSPERGGAKRKKLDTFEAEDTESDSEPEPSSFSADASLEAILEELKQRGIGRK is encoded by the coding sequence ATGGCCGAACTGGGGGAGCTCGGGGATGACCTGTCCGAAGAGGCCTTTGCCGACGCCGTCGAGCGGACGGTCGTCGAGTTTTCCGAGGGCAGCCTGATCAGCGGCACCGTGGTTCGCATCGATCCGGACGAAGTCATGGTCGACATCGGGTTCAAGTCTGAGGGTGTCATCCCGGTCAAGGAACTGTCCATCCGCAACACGGTCAACCCCAACGACATCGTGTCGGTGGGCGATCCGATCGAGGCGATGGTTCTCCAGATGGAGGACTCCGAGGGCCGGCTGATCCTGTCCAAGAAGCGCGCCCAGTACGAGCGCGCTTGGGGGCAGATCGAACAGATCATGGAGTCGAAGGGAACCGTCACCGGCACGGTCATCGAGGTCGTCAAGGGCGGTCTCATCGTCGACATCGGGCTGCGCGGGTTCCTCCCCGCATCCCTGGTGGAGCTGCGCCGGGTGCGTGACCTGCACCCCTACATCGGCCAGCCCCTCGAGGCGAAGGTGATCGAACTCGACAAGAGCCGCAACAACGTGGTGTTGTCCCGGCGCGCCTACCTGGAGGAGGAGCAGGCCGAACAGCGCCAGGCCTTCCTCGACGAGCTCAAGGAGGGCGAGATCCGCGAGGGCGTCGTGTCCTCGGTGGTGAACTTCGGAGCCTTCGTCGATCTCGGTGGCATGGATGGTCTGGTGCACGTCTCCGAGCTGTCGTGGCAGCACGTCAGCCACCCCTCCGAGATGGTGTCGGTGGGGGACAAGGTGACCGTCAAGGTGCTCGAAGTCGACCTCGACCGGGAGCGGATCTCGCTGTCGGTCCGACAGACGAAGGACGACCCATGGGCGACCTTCGGTGAGGCGCACCACGTCGGCGACGTGGTCGACGGCACGGTCACCAAGACGGTCCCGTTCGGCGCCTTCGTTTCCGTGGCCGACGGTGTCGAGGGGCTGGTGCATGTCTCCGAGATCGCCATGCACCATGTCGACAGCCCGGAGCTCGAGCTCTCCGTCGACCAAGCGGTACAGGTGAAGATCACCGAGATCGACCCGGAGCGTCGCCGCATCAGTCTGTCGATCAAGCAGGCCATGCCCGAGTGGGAGAGTCGCAGCCAGTGGCAGGACGACGCCGACACCGGCGGTAGCCCGGAGCGCGGCGGCGCCAAGCGCAAGAAGTTGGATACCTTCGAAGCGGAGGACACCGAGAGCGACAGCGAGCCCGAACCGAGCAGCTTCAGCGCCGACGCCTCCCTGGAGGCGATCCTCGAAGAGCTCAAGCAGCGGGGTATCGGCCGCAAGTAG